The proteins below are encoded in one region of Podarcis raffonei isolate rPodRaf1 chromosome 8, rPodRaf1.pri, whole genome shotgun sequence:
- the WDR88 gene encoding WD repeat-containing protein 88 isoform X3 — translation MAPPPMVCPDDPLATETRSPQAWEGDHEKLAKDIAGAVCIQTFEGEHTGPISECCLSPDNKRLITASYDKSLRAWDTETGKVLWTLEQDGLVTSCHISHDGKYVASSSDLENALFICGVEDAKKVAYVREYHRSTVRRCRFDPQNQRIATVSSDMSLKFWDIIAQSTTVTIERAHTNAIADCCFSLDGHYLCTAGWDEVVKLWDIRTGEFRSHGPIILDQGHIGIVGCCDISKDASLVVSGGYDKTIVIWDSREAYKKLCLKGHADWVTDIALSSNKKWLVSASKDCTLRVWDVADAHEVPVVVQAIRTRGSKLAKCEECKKSFLLFHNDEDKVEINCVFCRLASYKESVLPDPPPLPPLPPDF, via the exons GATATTGCCGGTGCTGTCTGTATTCAGACCTTTGAAGGTGAGCACACTGGGCCCATTTCTGAATGCTGCCTGAGTCCTGATAATAAAAG GTTGATAACAGCATCATATGATAAAAGTCTAAGGGCCTGGGATACTGAAACAGGGAAAGTGCTT tggACTCTAGAGCAGGATGGCCTTGTGACTTCATGCCATATTTCTCACGATGGCAAATACGTCGCCTCCAGTTCAGATTTGGAAAACGCTTTATTCATTTGTGGTGTAGAAGATGCGAAAAAGGTGGCATATGTCAGAG agtaTCACAGAAGCACAGTGAGAAGATGTCGTTTTGATCCTCAGAACCAACGAATAGCTACGGTGTCATCTGACATGTCTTTAAAATTCTGGGATATTATAGCACAGTCTACCACAGTCACAATTGAGCG GGCACACACCAATGCAATTGCAGATTGCTGTTTCTCCTTGGATGGCCATTATTTGTGCACAGCAGGTTGGGATGAAGTCGTAAAGTTATGGGATATCAGGACAGGGGAGTTCCGTTCCCATGGACCCATTATTTTGGATCAGGGCCACATAGGAATAGTTGGCTGCTGTGATATTAGTAAGGATG CATCGCTTGTGGTGTCTGGAGGTTATGATAAAACAATCGTAATCTGGGACTCACGAGAGGCATATAAAAAGCTATGTTTAAAG GGTCATGCAGATTGGGTGACAGACATTGCCTTGAGTAGCAACAAGAAGTGGCTTGTATCTGCCTCAAAG GACTGTACTTTGAGAGTTTGGGATGTTGCAGATGCCCATGAAGTCCCTGTGGTGGTCCAGGCCATTAGAACAAGAGGCTCCAAGTTAGCAAAG TGTGAAGAATGTAAGAAGTCTTTCCTGCTCTTCCACAATGATGAAGACAAAGTAGAAATCAATTGTGTTTTCTGTCGGCTGGCAAGTTACAAAGAAAGTGTTCTGCCAGATCCCCCTCCATTGCCTCCATTGCCTCCTGATTTTTAA